One part of the Tolypothrix sp. NIES-4075 genome encodes these proteins:
- a CDS encoding glycerol-3-phosphate acyltransferase — MLELWGALIILIVCPLLGALPLIDWITQALNGRQLAHVGTGNISVSAAFYHGGRLVGILAVLSEALKGIAAVLLARAFFGEGSAWELIALIALVLGRYWVAKGAGTTNVAWGFAVHDPLVAGFVLFLVTITFSVVRNKQLGKYGVLVLFPLLVTLLHAEDLPRIIAAVALAVLLGWIYKRIPDDLNLPTENAQRDSQAANKFFRGEINIVSLDDDLDAALFGQKAATLSQIKRWGYPVPKGWVLAPKDDAEALVEVMHPSELSPLVVRSSAIGEDSEQASAAGQYETILNVTNKQELREAIALTQASYNDASAMQYRRDRGSQEAAMAVLVQQQVQSVYSGVAFSRDPITRQGEAIVIEALPGSPTQIVSGRVTPEQYRAFVVETENFKFVQLEGTGLVPQALLKQVAYLCRHIEERFHGIPQDIEWSYDGQTLWILQARPITTLLPIWTRKIAAEVIPGLIRPLTWSINRPLTCGVWGELFTVVLGDRAEGLDFKETATLHYSRAYFNASLLGQIFLRMGLPPESLEFLTRGSKMSKPPLDSTLRNLPGLAKLLRRELNLEKDFKRDYHRRFVPGLSQLAQEFIDDFDPPKLLNRIDFILVLLRLGTYYSILAPLSVALRQGIFRVKDGKIDNSVTPEVAAMRSLSALAADAKQVLPQGEPQQVFEQLAPTPEGQKILQQFDELLQDYGYLSEVGTDIAVPTWKEDPQAIKQLFVQLMQDNQPLIDNLEGIYRPQKQNKKRGFVQRRVDLKGRVTEVYSRLLGELRWCFVALEKIWLQAGLLKEKGDIFFLELNEVRQLIEDWDARLISQLQDSVLVRRSQLTEDSQLNQIPLLVYGNAPPVPLALSKITSDQILQGIPASHGQAEGRVKVLRNLQDIPEIDRDTILVVPYTDSGWAPLLVRAGGLIAEAGGRLSHGAIVAREYGIPAVMDVRGATWLLQDGQRVRIDGYRGIVELSNDLRP, encoded by the coding sequence ATGCTTGAACTCTGGGGTGCCTTAATTATTTTAATTGTCTGCCCCCTCTTGGGGGCACTACCGCTAATTGACTGGATTACCCAAGCTTTAAATGGGCGGCAATTAGCACACGTAGGTACTGGTAATATCAGTGTCTCAGCCGCATTTTATCACGGTGGGAGACTGGTAGGAATTCTGGCGGTATTGTCAGAAGCGTTGAAGGGAATTGCCGCTGTCTTACTTGCCCGTGCTTTCTTTGGAGAGGGATCGGCTTGGGAATTGATTGCCCTGATTGCCTTAGTATTAGGACGATACTGGGTAGCAAAAGGTGCAGGAACGACAAATGTTGCTTGGGGATTTGCCGTACACGATCCGCTGGTAGCTGGATTTGTGCTTTTTCTGGTAACTATTACCTTTAGTGTTGTTCGCAACAAACAATTGGGAAAATACGGCGTTTTGGTATTGTTTCCTTTGCTTGTCACACTTTTGCACGCTGAGGATTTACCGAGAATCATCGCTGCTGTTGCTTTGGCAGTGTTACTTGGCTGGATTTATAAACGAATTCCGGATGATTTGAATTTACCAACCGAAAACGCGCAAAGAGATTCGCAAGCAGCTAATAAATTTTTTCGCGGTGAGATAAATATTGTTTCTTTAGATGACGATTTGGATGCTGCCTTATTCGGACAAAAAGCAGCTACTTTATCTCAAATTAAGCGCTGGGGTTATCCAGTGCCAAAAGGGTGGGTACTGGCGCCCAAAGACGATGCAGAAGCATTAGTAGAGGTTATGCATCCTTCAGAATTATCGCCTCTGGTGGTGCGTTCCTCGGCGATTGGGGAAGATTCAGAACAAGCTTCTGCTGCCGGACAATATGAAACAATTTTAAATGTTACCAATAAACAAGAGTTGCGAGAAGCGATCGCCCTGACTCAAGCTTCTTACAACGATGCATCTGCCATGCAATATCGACGCGATCGCGGTTCCCAAGAAGCAGCAATGGCAGTGCTAGTTCAACAACAAGTCCAAAGTGTTTATTCTGGTGTAGCTTTCAGCCGCGATCCGATTACTCGACAAGGAGAAGCGATCGTCATCGAAGCTTTACCAGGAAGTCCAACTCAAATCGTTTCCGGACGAGTCACACCAGAACAATATCGCGCTTTTGTCGTCGAAACCGAAAATTTTAAGTTTGTGCAATTAGAAGGCACTGGACTTGTACCACAAGCTTTACTTAAACAAGTCGCTTACTTATGCCGACATATAGAAGAACGTTTTCATGGCATTCCCCAAGATATTGAGTGGAGTTACGATGGTCAAACTCTTTGGATATTACAAGCACGACCTATCACCACTTTACTACCAATTTGGACTCGCAAAATCGCCGCCGAAGTAATTCCTGGATTGATTCGTCCCTTAACTTGGTCGATTAACCGTCCTTTAACTTGCGGCGTTTGGGGAGAACTTTTTACCGTCGTTTTAGGCGATCGCGCTGAAGGATTAGACTTTAAAGAAACTGCCACGCTTCATTATTCTAGAGCATATTTTAATGCATCCCTCTTAGGGCAGATTTTTTTAAGAATGGGTTTACCGCCGGAAAGTCTGGAATTTTTAACCAGGGGTTCTAAAATGAGTAAACCACCTTTGGATTCCACCTTAAGGAATCTACCCGGGCTGGCGAAGTTGCTCAGACGCGAATTAAATTTAGAAAAAGACTTTAAGCGGGATTATCACAGACGCTTTGTGCCTGGTTTGTCGCAGTTAGCGCAAGAATTTATCGATGACTTCGATCCGCCAAAGTTGTTAAATAGAATTGACTTTATTTTAGTATTGCTTCGCCTGGGGACTTATTACAGTATTTTAGCACCTTTGAGTGTAGCGTTGCGCCAAGGTATTTTTCGCGTAAAAGATGGCAAAATTGATAACAGCGTCACACCAGAAGTAGCAGCAATGCGATCGCTGAGTGCATTAGCCGCAGATGCCAAACAGGTATTACCACAAGGAGAACCACAGCAAGTATTTGAGCAACTAGCACCAACCCCAGAAGGGCAGAAAATTTTACAACAATTCGACGAATTGCTTCAAGATTACGGCTATTTAAGTGAAGTTGGAACTGATATTGCCGTTCCCACCTGGAAGGAAGATCCTCAAGCGATAAAGCAGTTATTTGTGCAGTTGATGCAGGATAACCAACCGCTGATAGATAATTTAGAAGGAATTTATCGTCCGCAAAAACAAAACAAAAAGCGAGGATTTGTGCAACGGCGCGTGGATCTCAAAGGACGAGTTACTGAGGTATACTCGCGCTTGTTAGGTGAGTTGCGCTGGTGTTTTGTTGCTTTAGAAAAAATTTGGTTACAAGCCGGCTTGTTGAAGGAAAAAGGGGATATCTTTTTTCTAGAATTGAATGAAGTGCGGCAATTGATAGAGGATTGGGATGCTCGATTGATTTCGCAGTTGCAAGACTCAGTGCTAGTTAGGCGATCGCAACTTACAGAAGACAGTCAATTAAATCAAATACCTCTTTTAGTTTACGGCAATGCTCCCCCCGTACCTTTAGCTCTTTCTAAGATAACCTCCGATCAAATACTACAAGGCATTCCCGCTAGTCACGGACAAGCCGAGGGAAGAGTTAAGGTGTTGCGAAATTTACAAGATATACCAGAGATTGACCGGGATACGATATTGGTAGTGCCTTATACCGATTCTGGCTGGGCACCGTTGTTAGTTAGAGCCGGTGGCTTAATTGCCGAAGCTGGTGGAAGATTATCTCATGGTGCGATCGTCGCTCGTGAATATGGTATACCAGCGGTGATGGATGTACGCGGTGCTACCTGGTTGCTACAAGATGGTCAGCGAGTCAGAATTGATGGCTATCGCGGCATTGTGGAATTATCTAATGATTTAAGACCGTAG
- a CDS encoding CmpA/NrtA family ABC transporter substrate-binding protein, with protein MTEFFNQFSRRKFILTAGASAGAVFLKGCLGNPPASITGKSVQAQPAAQTVANLTPEQTPETTTVKLGYIPIVEAAPLIIAKEKGFFAKYGMTNVDLAKQASWGAARDNVEIGSAGGGIDGGQWQMPMPHLITEGLITKGNKKIPMYVLCQLITHGNAIAIANKHQGKGISLQLAGAKSLFTQLKSSTPFTAAFTFPHVNQDLWIRYWLAAGGLDPDADVKLLTVPAAQTVANMKTGTMDAFSTGDPWPNRLVKDKIGFMAALTAEIWKNHPEEYFAMKGEWVDKNPKATKALLKGIMAAQQWLDNFDNRKEAAQILAGRNYFNLPAEILLEPFQGKYDMGDGRKIDDKSMAAYYWKDGKGNVSYPYKSHDLWFIVENVRWGFLPKEYLTTAKALVDKVNREDIWKEAAKEAGIAAADIPTSTSRGVEEFFDGVKFDPEKPEEYLRSLKIKKVSV; from the coding sequence ATGACAGAATTTTTTAATCAATTTTCTCGCCGCAAATTTATATTAACAGCCGGAGCCTCTGCGGGTGCTGTGTTTCTCAAAGGCTGTTTGGGAAATCCCCCGGCAAGCATTACAGGTAAAAGTGTACAGGCACAGCCAGCGGCTCAAACTGTTGCCAATTTAACTCCAGAACAAACACCAGAAACGACTACAGTTAAGTTAGGATATATCCCAATTGTCGAAGCGGCTCCTTTAATTATTGCCAAAGAGAAAGGCTTTTTTGCCAAGTATGGCATGACCAATGTTGACCTTGCCAAACAAGCTTCTTGGGGTGCAGCACGGGACAATGTAGAAATTGGTTCAGCTGGTGGTGGGATTGATGGCGGACAATGGCAAATGCCAATGCCGCATTTAATTACCGAAGGTTTAATTACCAAAGGTAATAAAAAAATTCCCATGTATGTGCTGTGTCAATTAATTACGCATGGAAATGCAATTGCGATCGCTAACAAGCATCAAGGCAAAGGAATTAGTTTGCAACTTGCCGGCGCTAAGTCTTTATTTACCCAACTCAAATCCTCAACACCCTTCACCGCTGCATTTACCTTTCCCCATGTCAACCAAGATTTGTGGATTCGTTACTGGTTAGCTGCCGGCGGTTTAGATCCGGATGCAGATGTCAAATTGTTGACAGTACCAGCAGCGCAAACTGTCGCAAATATGAAGACAGGAACGATGGATGCCTTTAGTACCGGCGATCCTTGGCCCAATCGTCTTGTGAAAGACAAAATTGGCTTCATGGCAGCATTAACCGCAGAAATTTGGAAGAATCACCCCGAAGAATATTTTGCTATGAAAGGTGAGTGGGTTGACAAAAATCCTAAGGCAACCAAAGCGCTTTTAAAAGGAATTATGGCGGCTCAACAATGGTTAGATAATTTTGATAACCGGAAAGAAGCGGCTCAAATTCTCGCTGGCAGAAATTATTTTAATCTTCCTGCGGAAATTTTACTCGAACCATTCCAAGGTAAGTATGACATGGGTGATGGTCGCAAAATTGATGATAAATCAATGGCGGCTTATTACTGGAAAGATGGAAAAGGTAATGTTTCTTATCCCTACAAGAGTCATGATTTGTGGTTCATAGTTGAAAATGTTCGCTGGGGATTTTTGCCGAAAGAATACTTGACTACAGCTAAAGCATTAGTCGATAAAGTCAACCGCGAAGATATTTGGAAAGAAGCTGCGAAAGAAGCTGGAATTGCTGCCGCTGATATTCCTACAAGTACTTCGCGTGGGGTAGAAGAATTTTTTGATGGGGTTAAGTTTGACCCGGAGAAGCCAGAAGAATATCTCAGAAGTTTGAAGATTAAGAAAGTTAGTGTTTAG
- the ntrB gene encoding nitrate ABC transporter permease: MTIAQKRPVGARLDNSFISRLKKQFPNLIPPAVAIAIFLVLWQLFAFIPGATLPGPIQVIQDTWILIFWPFYDNGGIDKGLFWQILASLKRVAISYTLAAIVGIGLGILIGVNQTMSKALDPLFQLLRTVPPLAWVPISLAALRQNEPAALFVIFITAIWPILINTAVGVTQIPQDYNNVAKVLQLSRKEYFTNILIPAALPYIFTGLRIAIGLAWLAIIAAEIVMSGIVGIGFFIWNAYQNNDVSEVILALVYIGVVGLLLDKLMAWIQHKILPAEQK; this comes from the coding sequence ATGACAATTGCTCAAAAACGTCCTGTTGGCGCTAGGTTAGATAATAGTTTTATTTCTCGGTTGAAGAAGCAGTTTCCTAATTTGATTCCTCCGGCTGTTGCGATCGCTATCTTTTTAGTTCTTTGGCAATTATTTGCTTTCATTCCTGGCGCAACTCTACCGGGTCCGATACAGGTGATTCAAGATACTTGGATATTGATATTTTGGCCCTTTTATGACAACGGTGGGATAGATAAGGGCTTGTTTTGGCAGATTTTAGCCAGTCTGAAAAGAGTTGCGATTAGCTATACTTTAGCGGCGATTGTTGGTATTGGCTTGGGCATTTTGATCGGTGTGAATCAAACAATGTCCAAAGCTTTAGATCCTCTGTTTCAGCTACTGCGGACTGTACCACCTTTGGCTTGGGTGCCGATTTCCTTAGCAGCTTTGCGACAAAATGAACCCGCTGCTTTATTCGTAATTTTCATCACCGCAATTTGGCCCATTTTAATTAACACTGCTGTCGGCGTAACTCAAATTCCCCAAGATTACAACAACGTCGCCAAAGTTTTGCAACTTAGCCGCAAAGAATATTTTACAAACATTCTGATTCCCGCAGCTTTACCTTACATTTTCACCGGATTGAGAATTGCGATCGGTTTGGCTTGGTTGGCGATTATTGCAGCTGAAATCGTTATGTCCGGTATTGTCGGAATTGGCTTTTTCATCTGGAATGCTTATCAAAATAATGATGTCAGTGAAGTTATTTTGGCTCTAGTTTACATCGGCGTTGTCGGTCTGCTGCTAGATAAACTCATGGCGTGGATTCAACACAAGATTTTACCAGCAGAACAAAAGTAA
- a CDS encoding ABC transporter ATP-binding/substrate-binding protein (This model describes the ATP binding subunits of ATP-binding cassette (ABC) transporters for nitrate transport, or for bicarbonate transport, in bacteria and archaea.), which translates to MSIFVAVDQIDKVFELTGGGKYIALKGINLEIKKGEFVSLIGHSGCGKSTLLNMIAGLDLPTEGVVTLEGQRITKPGPDRMVVFQNYSLLPWRTVRENITLAVDSVMKGMPAGERKAIVEKHIDMVGLRPHADKQPGMLSGGQKQRVAIARALAIRPKLLLLDEPFGALDALTRGNLQEQLMQICQENEVTAVMVTHDVDEAVLLSDRIVMLTNGPESKIGDILEVDIPRPRKRMEVVEHPSYYSLRSEMIYFLNQQKRIKKIRARKTANIARHGLEKVNLEIGFLPLTACAPLAIALEKGFFAKHGLDEVSLVRESSWRGIVDGMTGGYLDAAQMPSGMPMWLTLGGHNNQPLPVVTALTMTRNGNAITLARRFYEEGVQSLSDFKNYLLRTRDLRHTMGVVHPASMHNLLLRYWLAAGGIDPDLDVDMKTIPPAQMVADLKAGSIDGYCVGEPWNYRAAVEQIGFTIATDLEVWFGHPGKVLGVREDWAEAYPNTHIALTKALLEACYYCAIPENALEIRQILARREYVSNDIEYIQIEDPNSGTCSLDYPLRDYAHHQFYSDSAINRPSRTEQIWIMSQLARWGDTPFPRNWVEVVERVCRVRVFSTAARELGLDISYTRQPIQLFDGTPFNADDPISYLNSLHIKRDVSVAEVILDTPTRRVA; encoded by the coding sequence ATGTCTATCTTTGTTGCTGTTGACCAAATTGATAAAGTTTTTGAGTTAACCGGCGGTGGTAAGTATATCGCCCTCAAAGGTATTAATCTGGAGATTAAAAAAGGAGAATTCGTTTCTTTAATTGGTCACTCCGGTTGCGGTAAATCGACTTTATTAAATATGATTGCCGGTCTGGATTTGCCAACTGAAGGTGTTGTGACTTTGGAAGGACAAAGAATCACTAAACCAGGTCCAGATAGAATGGTGGTGTTTCAAAATTATTCGCTGTTACCTTGGCGAACGGTGAGAGAAAATATTACGCTTGCCGTAGACTCAGTAATGAAGGGTATGCCGGCAGGTGAACGCAAAGCTATTGTCGAAAAACATATCGATATGGTGGGTTTGCGTCCCCATGCTGATAAACAACCGGGGATGCTATCTGGAGGACAAAAACAAAGAGTAGCGATCGCTCGCGCTTTGGCGATTCGTCCTAAGTTACTATTGCTAGATGAGCCATTTGGTGCATTGGATGCACTCACACGCGGCAATTTGCAAGAACAATTGATGCAAATTTGTCAAGAAAATGAAGTTACTGCCGTGATGGTGACACACGATGTCGATGAGGCAGTGCTGTTATCTGACAGAATTGTGATGTTGACCAATGGACCAGAATCGAAAATTGGCGACATTTTAGAAGTTGATATTCCTAGACCCCGCAAGCGGATGGAAGTAGTCGAACATCCGAGTTACTACAGCTTGCGTAGTGAGATGATTTACTTCCTCAACCAGCAAAAACGCATCAAGAAAATTAGAGCTAGGAAAACTGCTAATATTGCTCGTCATGGCTTAGAAAAAGTTAACTTAGAAATTGGCTTTTTACCCCTTACCGCTTGCGCTCCTTTAGCGATCGCACTTGAAAAAGGCTTCTTTGCCAAACATGGTTTAGATGAAGTTAGCCTCGTGCGGGAAAGTAGCTGGCGTGGTATCGTTGATGGCATGACCGGCGGTTATTTAGATGCGGCGCAAATGCCTTCAGGAATGCCAATGTGGTTGACCTTAGGAGGACATAACAACCAACCTTTACCCGTGGTTACTGCCCTCACCATGACCCGCAACGGTAACGCCATCACCTTAGCGAGACGCTTCTATGAAGAAGGTGTGCAAAGCTTATCAGACTTCAAAAATTACCTGCTTCGCACCCGCGACTTACGCCATACAATGGGCGTAGTGCATCCCGCATCAATGCATAACTTGCTACTGCGCTACTGGCTAGCTGCGGGGGGAATTGACCCGGATTTAGACGTGGATATGAAGACTATCCCCCCAGCGCAGATGGTCGCAGACTTGAAAGCCGGCAGTATAGATGGTTACTGCGTGGGTGAACCTTGGAATTATCGCGCTGCGGTGGAACAAATTGGCTTTACGATCGCTACCGATTTAGAAGTTTGGTTTGGACACCCAGGTAAAGTTCTCGGTGTGCGGGAAGATTGGGCAGAAGCTTACCCGAACACCCATATAGCCTTAACTAAAGCTTTGCTAGAAGCTTGTTATTACTGTGCAATTCCAGAAAATGCCCTAGAGATTCGGCAAATTTTAGCACGGCGGGAATACGTCAGCAACGATATCGAGTACATTCAAATCGAAGATCCAAATAGCGGTACTTGTAGCTTAGATTATCCGCTGCGCGATTATGCCCATCATCAATTTTACTCGGATTCTGCCATCAATCGCCCCAGTCGGACCGAGCAAATTTGGATTATGAGTCAATTAGCGCGTTGGGGTGATACTCCCTTCCCTAGAAATTGGGTGGAAGTTGTCGAAAGAGTCTGTCGAGTTCGGGTCTTCAGCACCGCAGCTCGCGAATTAGGTTTAGATATTAGCTACACTCGTCAACCGATCCAACTGTTCGATGGAACTCCGTTTAATGCCGACGATCCAATATCTTATCTCAACAGCTTGCACATTAAACGTGATGTTTCTGTGGCTGAAGTAATTCTGGATACACCCACGAGGAGAGTAGCGTAG
- a CDS encoding nitrate ABC transporter ATP-binding protein (This model describes the ATP binding subunits of ATP-binding cassette (ABC) transporters for nitrate transport, or for bicarbonate transport, in bacteria and archaea.): MQNRTLRATNIGQPLNTQINNLSKPFLEIKDVSKVYPTKKGPFTVLDGVNLNVGQGEFICVIGHSGCGKSTLLNMVSGFNFPTSGQVLLEGQPITKPGPDRMVVFQNYALLPWRTAFENIYLAVNAVSPNKPEAEKRAIVRDHLAMVGLADAMDKKPPQMSGGMRQRVSIARALAIRPKVLILDEPFGALDAITKEELQEELLKIWGDNRCTVLMITHDIDEALFLADKLVMMTNGPHAKIGEVMSIPFARPRDRSRIMEDPQYYQLRNYALDFLFNRFAHDDVG, translated from the coding sequence ATGCAAAACCGCACTTTAAGAGCAACTAACATCGGACAACCATTAAATACTCAAATTAACAACCTCAGCAAGCCTTTTCTCGAAATTAAGGACGTTTCTAAAGTTTATCCAACAAAGAAAGGACCCTTCACCGTACTCGATGGTGTTAACCTAAATGTCGGACAGGGTGAGTTTATTTGCGTTATCGGTCACTCTGGCTGTGGCAAATCGACGCTGTTAAATATGGTATCCGGTTTTAACTTTCCCACTTCCGGACAAGTGCTGCTAGAAGGACAACCGATTACCAAACCGGGTCCCGATCGCATGGTTGTCTTCCAAAATTATGCCTTGTTACCTTGGCGGACTGCCTTTGAAAATATATACTTGGCTGTTAACGCGGTTTCTCCCAACAAACCCGAAGCCGAAAAAAGAGCGATCGTCCGCGATCATTTAGCGATGGTGGGATTAGCTGACGCGATGGACAAAAAGCCACCGCAAATGTCTGGGGGGATGAGACAGCGGGTTTCTATCGCTCGTGCTTTGGCAATTCGTCCGAAAGTGTTAATTTTAGATGAACCTTTTGGGGCGCTAGATGCTATCACCAAAGAAGAATTACAAGAAGAATTGCTGAAAATTTGGGGCGATAATCGCTGTACAGTGTTGATGATTACCCATGATATCGATGAAGCCCTCTTTTTAGCTGACAAATTGGTGATGATGACCAACGGTCCACATGCGAAAATTGGCGAAGTCATGTCTATTCCTTTTGCCCGTCCACGCGATCGCTCTCGCATTATGGAAGATCCCCAATATTATCAACTGCGTAACTATGCTTTAGACTTTCTCTTTAACCGCTTTGCCCATGATGATGTCGGTTAG
- the sat gene encoding sulfate adenylyltransferase produces the protein MSYHPDTIAPHGGQLVNRIASAEQREEFLSKADVLPQVQLDERAVSDLEMIAIGGFSPLTGFMNQEDYDRVVSEMRLANGVVWSIPITLSVSEEIASSLTEGNLIRLDNPKGEFIGVLQLTQKYRYDKKREAINVYRTDDINHPGVQVLYNQGSVHLAGDIWLLERKPHPQFPTYQIDPAESREMFKVNGWKTIVGFQTRNPIHRAHEYIQKCALETVDALFLHPLVGATKDDDIAADVRMRCYEILLEHYYPRDRVTLAINPAAMRYAGPREAIFHALVRKNYGCTHFIVGRDHAGVGNYYGTYDAQHIFDEFDPQELGIVPMMFEHAFYCTRTKQMATTKTSPSKPEERIHLSGTKVREMLRRGESPPPEFSRPEVAAELTRAMRVEDSWYMHI, from the coding sequence TTGAGTTACCATCCAGATACCATTGCTCCCCACGGTGGACAGTTGGTGAATCGCATTGCTAGTGCAGAGCAAAGAGAAGAATTTCTCTCGAAAGCTGATGTTTTGCCGCAAGTGCAGCTTGATGAGCGAGCTGTTTCTGATTTAGAAATGATCGCGATCGGCGGTTTTAGTCCTCTGACGGGTTTTATGAATCAAGAGGACTACGATCGCGTTGTCAGCGAAATGCGTCTCGCTAACGGTGTTGTGTGGTCAATTCCGATTACACTGTCGGTCAGCGAAGAAATTGCTTCTTCCCTGACCGAAGGCAACTTGATCCGCTTGGATAACCCCAAAGGTGAGTTTATTGGGGTTTTGCAACTCACGCAAAAGTATCGCTACGACAAGAAGCGCGAAGCAATTAATGTCTACCGCACCGATGATATAAACCATCCAGGGGTGCAAGTACTATATAACCAAGGTTCTGTACATCTTGCCGGCGACATCTGGCTATTGGAACGCAAACCTCATCCCCAGTTTCCCACCTACCAAATCGATCCAGCCGAATCACGAGAGATGTTTAAAGTCAATGGCTGGAAAACGATTGTTGGTTTTCAAACTCGCAACCCGATCCACCGCGCTCATGAATATATCCAAAAGTGCGCTTTAGAAACAGTGGATGCTTTATTTTTGCATCCTTTGGTCGGGGCGACAAAAGATGATGACATCGCAGCTGATGTGCGGATGCGCTGTTATGAAATTTTGCTGGAACACTATTATCCGCGCGATCGCGTAACTTTAGCAATCAATCCCGCAGCGATGCGTTATGCAGGTCCCCGTGAAGCGATTTTTCATGCTTTAGTCCGCAAAAACTACGGCTGTACCCACTTTATCGTCGGACGAGATCATGCTGGGGTGGGTAACTACTACGGTACATACGATGCTCAACATATCTTCGATGAGTTTGATCCCCAGGAATTAGGGATTGTGCCGATGATGTTTGAACACGCTTTCTATTGTACCCGCACCAAGCAAATGGCAACGACGAAAACTAGTCCCAGCAAGCCAGAAGAACGTATTCACCTGTCGGGAACAAAAGTACGGGAAATGCTAAGACGAGGTGAATCACCTCCACCAGAATTTTCTCGTCCGGAAGTAGCAGCAGAGTTGACACGGGCAATGCGTGTGGAAGATAGCTGGTATATGCACATATAG